One part of the Candidatus Dormiibacterota bacterium genome encodes these proteins:
- a CDS encoding acyltransferase family protein, which translates to MLTIKKPGTTASGEESGAPPAHLRLEGADALRALAAVAVVVVHTCHWPLQDSGADLRTWAWVDLASRFCVPAFVVLSGLLLGLRDGPPERPGGFLRRRLRRTLLPFLVWAPIYLAVGLWLTGDIGRGEVGGWLLGGGGHLYFLLLVPQLYLAYLVWPRRLAPTLRLAAGAMVLQLALCGLR; encoded by the coding sequence TTGCTCACTATCAAGAAACCTGGGACAACGGCATCCGGAGAGGAGTCCGGCGCACCGCCGGCGCATCTCCGGCTCGAGGGGGCCGACGCGCTCCGCGCCCTCGCCGCGGTGGCGGTGGTGGTGGTGCACACCTGCCACTGGCCACTCCAGGACAGCGGCGCCGACCTTCGGACCTGGGCGTGGGTCGACCTCGCCTCCCGCTTCTGCGTGCCCGCCTTCGTGGTGCTCTCCGGGCTGCTCCTGGGGCTGCGCGACGGCCCCCCCGAGCGGCCCGGCGGCTTCCTCCGCCGGCGGCTGCGCCGCACCCTCCTCCCCTTCCTGGTCTGGGCGCCGATCTACCTCGCCGTCGGGCTCTGGCTCACCGGGGACATCGGCCGCGGGGAGGTGGGCGGCTGGCTGCTGGGTGGCGGCGGCCACCTCTACTTCCTGCTGCTGGTCCCCCAGCTCTACCTCGCCTACCTGGTCTGGCCGCGCCGGCTCGCGCCCACCCTCCGGCTGGCCGCGGGGGCGATGGTGCTGCAGCTGGCGCTCTGCGGCCTGCGCC